TTGAACTACTTAAGAATGAGGCTGCCCTTGGAAGATTCAGGAGGGGGGAGAGGGCAGTTTTCATTGGAGGAGGGCCCCTCCCACTCACAGGTATCCTTTTATCACACATCTATTGCATGAAGGTGCAGGTTGTTGAAGTCGAAGCAGAGATCGCTGAGCTATCAAGGAGGGTGCTTGAGAGCCTGGGAATGGAGAATGTGAAGGTCATAACCGGGGATGAAACCGCCATTGAGGGCCTTGAATTTGATGTGGTGATGGTGGCGGCCCTTGCAGAGCCAAAGAGGAGGGTTTTCAGGAACATACACAGATACGTTGATACAGAAACCCGGGTTATCTACAGGACATATACAGGTATGAGGGCCATCCTCTACGCACCTGTCAGTGATGATGATATCCGTGGATTCAGGAGGGCTGGAGTGGTTCTCCCCTCAGGGAAGGTTAACAACACTTCTGTCCTTGTTTTTAAGTGCCTTGATTGATTCTTCCACCAGATACAGAAGTTTGTGGCAGATTTATTACTATTCTGGTGAACGGCAGCAGATGGTTATTATTAATTTTAAAATAGAAATTGTTAAATAGTAGGGACATTCAAGAGTAAAATGTAACACCATAATGGTGTTTGATATTAAATTTTCCCTCCAGCAATCAGTTCATGGGGTCTCCCCATGAATCCTCTCTTTTTAACAGGAAAAATTGAGTATTACATTTCCATCAATTTCAAACCCTGAAGTATTAACAAAATCATTATATATGTTATTACTCCAAGGGAGATCTGTACATTATTAAACATTACAGAACTTAAAGGAGGTGAAAATGTATGGGAAGACAGTATTTCATGGTTTTCATGGTTCTTCTCGTTGCTGTGGCACTTACAGGTTCGGTGAGCGCAGCAGATACGACATGTGAGGTGGGGGTTGACGTCAAATATGAATTTGCAGACGACAACACCCGCATCAACCCTGACATAAACTACATCAGCGACACCAGCGGGACAAAGATAAACTTCACAAAGACCTTTGATCCCTCGGCGAACATCACAAAAATCATATTCAACTACCAGAACGTCACAAACACCACAAAATTCAGAATCAAGGTTACAGCCCCGGGTTACAGGGACATTCTACATGAATTCACCCTATCAACCAACCCGCTGAATCCCCTTGACACCAGATACTATGCGAAGCTCCAGTTACAGATGAACGCCACAGATGCCTACAAACTGGGAAGGGAGATCACAAAGAAGGCAGACCAGATCCTCAACTTCTCAAGAGGGAATATTCTGGTCATAACAACTGCAGGGATAGTCAAATACAGAAATGACACATCAGAGGATGTCATTGAGGGTATACTCAACCAGGCAGGTGGGAAGGTAGCCTATGGTAAGGGTAACCTCCTTGTCATAAGGAAAAGCCCGGTGGATCCACTGGACACATTCTTTGTAATCCAGAGGGGCGCAGCTCTCCTTGGAGTCTACTTCAAGAATGCGAGCACATCACCGGTCGTCATTAAAACAGTTAACGGTAAACCGGTATACACCATTGACCTTACAAAGAACATGACAGAGGCAAACTGGAACCTTCTTGTAAGTAAATACGGGAACCAGGCCTTCCCTGTTGCAAGCCTTGCCAATGCCTGGGCACAGGGAGCTCCATCAGACCTTCTGAGGGCAGCAGCCTTCCATGGGCACATGTGCCTGGGTACCATCAGCGGTTACGCAATGAGCCTCACCCTCCTCAAGTACTATCCACCTGTCATGGACTTCACAAATCCAGGATCACCCGGTGAGATAACAAGCTACGTGACAGTGGGTGTACCCGGTGACTCAGATGATGATGCACTCCTCATGTTCCTCGACACAACACCAGGTAAGGGTGGATCATACAGTGGATTCAACACAACAGCCAGCGGTGCAGACACCAACCTCGTGGGCTTCATAAGGTGGAACCCCAAGACCCTCAGGGGCGATCTCATTGTGATGAAATTTGACAGGGATGCCCTCAGGAGGCAGT
This genomic interval from Methanothermobacter thermautotrophicus contains the following:
- a CDS encoding nicotianamine synthase family protein; the protein is MSCYIYWDKIKRIASRLEGMNYHFNEMDTSEVMPLLDEIEEIAHDSTIDFESAKHILDDAEMNHALSLIRKFYVNLGMKLEMEKAEEVIESDSPWETLRSFYFYPRYLELLKNEAALGRFRRGERAVFIGGGPLPLTGILLSHIYCMKVQVVEVEAEIAELSRRVLESLGMENVKVITGDETAIEGLEFDVVMVAALAEPKRRVFRNIHRYVDTETRVIYRTYTGMRAILYAPVSDDDIRGFRRAGVVLPSGKVNNTSVLVFKCLD